A single window of Salmo salar chromosome ssa21, Ssal_v3.1, whole genome shotgun sequence DNA harbors:
- the col5a2a gene encoding collagen, type V, alpha 2a encodes MMSFVHSRICLFLVVSVAQVLIVKCQDGNSGDDAGCTVDGQVYTNRDIWKPEPCRICVCDSGSVLCDEIQCDELSNCEKVTIPEGECCPICQSEGGSDTSGNVRPDGGRVYRGQKGEPGEVPQVTGIRGRPGPMGPPGSPGFRGDRGQKGRPGLRGPAGYDGEPGVPGNPGEPGPAGNQGPPGGLGAQMAGGFGDEKSAGQTAMVPGTSGEAGARGPPGPNGNPGHAGPQGPPGEVGDPGHMGTSGQRGPEGPPGKPGEDGEGGKSGNPGEMGFPGSAGARGFPGTPGPPGLKGHRGHTGPIGLRGETGTVGSKGALGPTGPIGTPGPMGPRGMPGERGRLGANGVPGMKGPPGNIGKSGPMGPLGINGPPGYPGIPGMKGQPGATGVRGPEGQQGQRGETGHQGRAGSTGQQGPSGTDGGPGTKGPVGTMGVQGPGGHLGPHGPPGPQGSTGQPGIKGQLGDVGIPGYKGEAGPKGEPGPPGSQGVIGPQGEEGKRGTRGDSGSLGPPGPVGERGSPGNRGFPGADGLPGPKGAQGDRGPSGISGPKGSGGDPGRTGEPGLPGARGLTGTPGVQGAEGKPGPLGPAGEDGRPGPAGSIGTRGPAGTMGTPGPKGFNGDPGKTGEQGSLGVAGQRGPPGKDGEVGPAGPAGPLGVAGERGEQGPPGVNGFQGLPGPPGPPGESGKPGDLGIPGEGGAVGQIGPRGERGIPGERGELGPHGLAGAKGNPGAPGPDGPKGSPGPTGSLGDLGPPGLQGMPGERGISGSPGPKGDRGSGGEKGSEGTPGNDGARGLPGPLGPPGPNGPSGEKGEAGPKGPPGPHGSRAMPGPRGEPGPIGPVGFGGPPGPDGQPGVKGEPGEPGQKGDAGSPGPQGLAGSHGPPGIVGVAGLKGGRGTQGAPGPTGFPGSAGRVGPPGSAGPVGEAGPLGSPGKEGPPGLRGENGSPGRQGERGPPGPAGGSGDKGDSGEDGPTGPDGPPGPAGTTGQRGIVGLPGQRGERGMLGLPGPAGPPGKQGTAGPGGDKGPTGPIGSPGANGPRGDPGPDGPAGSDGPPGKDGVIGQRGDRGDHGPEGLVGTPGQPGTPGPVGATGGSGKRGDAGSRGPNGPPGSAGKRGLTGPQGPRGDKGDLGDHGERGQKGHRGFTGLQGLPGPPGTTGEQGASGIIGPSGQRGPPGPVGPTGKEGYIGQPGPMGPPGTRGISGEIGPEGPPGEPGPNGPPGPPGPPTAAMDDLFGGMHDYDAGPPPPEFNEDEALPNSNATQQLDPGVQATLKALSSQIDSMKSPDGSRKHPARTCEDLKQCYPLKKSGEYWVDPNQGSSEDAIKVHCNMETGETCISANPASIPKKVWWNTSRKKPVWFGADINRGTQFTYGNKDQPANSVTVQMTFIRLLSKEASQTITYHCKNTVGYKDEATGNLKKAVILKGSNDLELKAEGNNRFRYTVVEDSCGQSNGKWGKTVFEYRTQKTARLPIMDMAPVDIGGSNQEFGIDIGPVCFL; translated from the exons GAGATGACGCGGGCTGCACGGTCGACGGCCAGGTGTACACCAACAGAGACATTTGGAAACCAGAGCCATGTCGGATCTGCGTGTGCGACAGCGGCTCCGTCCTGTGCGACGAGATCCAGTGCGATGAGTTGTCCAACTGTGAGAAGGTGACCATCCCCGAGGGCGAGTGCTGTCCCATCTGCCAGAGCGAGGGCGGCTCAGACACCAGTGGCAACGTCAGACCCG ATGGTGGCAGAGTCTACAGG GGTCAGAAAGGAGAACCTGGAGAAGTACCACAGGTGACTGGGATCAGAGGTCGTCCTGGGCCTATG GGGCCTCCCGGATCTCCAGGATTCAGAGGGGACCGAGGACAGAAAGGAAGACCT GGGCTACGTGGACCAGCAGGATATGACGGAGAGCCTGGTGTGCCTGGAAATCCAGGAGAACCCGGACCTGCAGGAAACCAGGGTCCACCAGGG GGACTGGGAGCTCAGATGGCTGGAGGCTTTGGGGATGAGAAATCTGCCGGCCAAACAGCCATGGTGCCGGGAACTAGT GGGGAGGCAGGAGCAAGAGGACCTCCTGGGCCAAATGGAAACCCT gGCCATGCTGGACCGCAAGGACCCCCTGGGGAAGTCGGTGATCCAGGTCACATG GGTACATCTGGACAAAGGGGACCTGAAGGGCCACCGGGAAAGCCGGGTGAAGAC GGAGAAGGAGGAAAATCAGGAAATCCGGGAGAGATGGGATTCCCTGGATCAGCG GGAGCTCGAGGATTTCCAGGGACACCTGGGCCTCCTGGATTGAAAGGCCATAGA GGTCACACAGGTCCAATTGGTCTAAGAGGTGAAACTGGAACTGTAGGATCCAAG GGTGCATTAGGTCCCACTGGTCCGATTGGCACACCTGGCCCTATG GGCCCTAGAGGCATGCCTGGGGAGAGAGGTCGCTTAGGAGCAAATGGAGTGCCG gGAATGAAAGGTCCTCCTGGGAACATTGGTAAATCTGGTCCGATG GGTCCATTAGGTATCAACGGTCCCCCAGGTTATCCAGGAATTCCAGGAATGAAG GGCCAACCTGGTGCCACAGGAGTGCGGGGGCCCGAGGGGCAACAGGGACAGAGGGGCGAGACAGGACACCAAGGCAGGGCAGGATCAACTGGCCAACAA GGTCCTTCAGGAACAGACGGGGGCCCAGGTACTAAGGGTCCAGTG GGTACTATGGGTGTGCAGGGTCCTGGGGGTCACCTCGGACCCCATGGTCCACCCGGACCTCAAGGAAGCACTGGACAGCCTGGGATCAAAGGTCAACTG GGAGATGTTGGTATACCTGGGTACAAAGGAGAGGCCGGACCCAAAGGAGAACCA GGTCCCCCTGGTTCCCAAGGAGTAATCGGGCCGCagggggaggagggaaagagaggaactcGGGGTGACTCTGGCTCACTAGGACCACCCGGTCctgttggtgagaga GGGTCTCCTGGTAACAGAGGTTTCCCTGGTGCTGATGGATTACCTGGACCTAAG GGTGCTCAAGGAGATCGTGGACCTTCTGGCATATCTGGACCTAAAGGTTCCGGAGGGGATCCCGGGCGCACTGGCGAACCTGGCCTCCCAGGCGCACGG GGTCTGACTGGCACTCCAGGAGTCCAGGGAGCAGAGGGCAAACCAGGACCCCTG GGTCCAGCAGGAGAAGATGGCCGCCCAGGACCAGCAGGGTCGATTGGAACCAGGGGTCCTGCAGGAACCATGGGAACACCTGGACCAAAGGGCTTTAAT GGAGACCCAGGGAAGACAGGCGAACAAGGATCTCTGGGAGTGGCAGGACAAAGA GGTCCTCCTGGGAAAGATGGGGAAGTTGGCCCTGCCGGTCCCGCTGGCCCTCTG GGCGTTGCAGGTGAAAGAGGAGAACAGGGACCACCTGGAGTGAATGGTTTCCAG GGATTACCTGGACCCCCAGGCCCTCCTGGAGAGTCAGGAAAACCAGGTGATTTG GGTATCCCTGGAGAAGGAGGTGCTGTTGGCCAGATTGGACCAAGG GGAGAGCGTGGAAtcccaggggagagaggagaactcGGACCTCACGGTTTGGCTGGAGCCAAGGGAAACCCCGGAGCGCCAGGACCCGATGGACCAAAG GGTAGTCCTGGTCCCACTGGTAGTCTTGGTGACCTAGGCCCTCCTGGTCTTCAAGGGATGCCTGGCGAGAGAGGGATCTCTGGTTCTCCTGGGCCTAAAGGTGACAGA GGGTCTGGTGGAGAGAAGGGATCAGAAGGTACACCTGGAAATGATGGCGCAAGA GGTCTTCCTGGTCCTCTCGGCCCACCCGGACCCAATGGACCTAGCGGTGAAAAA GGAGAAGCTGGACCTAAAGGTCCTCCCGGGCCTCATGGATCAAGAGCTATGCCT GGACCCCGTGGTGAACCTGGTCCTATTGGTCCTGTTGGGTTTGGTGGACCACCC GGACCCGATGGTCAACCAGGAGTCAAGGGGGAACCTGGAGAGCCTGGTCAGAAGGGTGATGCTGGTTCTCCAGGGCCTCAGGGCTTGGCTGGATCCCATGGACCTCCT GGTATTGTCGGTGTGGCTGGACTGAAGGGTGGAAGAGGAACCCAGGGTGCACCT GGCCCCACTGGTTTCCCTGGATCTGCAGGCAGGGTTGGACCACCAGGCTCAGCT GGTCCAGTTGGAGAGGCCGGACCCCTTGGTTCCCCTGGGAAAGAGGGTCCTCCTGGCCTTCGTGGAGAGAATGGATCCCCTGGAAGACAAGGAGAAAGAGGCCCCCCAGGACCAGCCGGGGGCTCAGGAGACAAAGGAGACTCTGGGGAAGACGGACCCACG GGTCCTGATGGACCTCCAGGTCCAGCCGGAACAACAGGACAGAGAGGCATTGTGGGTCTtcctggtcagagaggagagCGTGGAATGCTGGGACTTCCAGGACCAGCA GGTCCTCCAGGAAAACAGGGGACTGCAGGACCTGGGGGAGACAAAGGCCCCACTGGCCCAATCGGTTCTCCTGGTGCCAACGGACCTCGTGGTGATCCTGGTCCCGAT GGTCCTGCTGGATCTGATGGGCCGCCAGGCAAAGATGGAGTCATTGGTCAAAGG GGAGATCGAGGGGACCATGGTCCAGAGGGTCTGGTTGGGACCCCAGGACAACCAGGAACTCCAGGTCCAGTCGGTGCCACCGGTGGTTCTGGAAAGAGAGGAGACGCT GGTTCCAGAGGACCAAACGGTCCACCCGGTTCAGCAGGAAAGAGAGGGTTAACG GGACCACAAGGACCAAGGGGTGATAAGGGTGACCTCGGAGaccatggagagagaggacagaaaggacACAGAGGTTTCACCGGTTTGCAGGGTCTACCTGGACCACCT GGTACAACAGGAGAGCAGGGAGCATCAGGAATCATCGGACCAAGTGGTCAAAGA GGACCCCCTGGACCAGTTGGACCCACAGGAAAAGAAGGGTACATCGGACAACCTGGACCAATGGGACCTCCTGGAACCCGTGGAATTAGTGGCGAAATCGGACCTGAG GGACCTCCCGGAGAGCCTGGTCCCAATGGTCCTCCCGGGCCTCCCGGACCCCCCACAGCTGCCATGGATGACCTATTTGGCGGCATGCATGACTATGATGCTGgcccccctcctccagagttTAATGAGGATGAGGCTCTGCCCAACAGCAATGCCACTCAGCAGCTGGACCCAGGTGTTCAGGCCACTCTGAAGGCCCTCAGCAGCCAGATCGACAGCATGAAAAGCCCAGACGGCAGCAGGAAGCACCCGGCAAGGACTTGTGAGGACTTGAAGCAGTGCTACCCACTGAAAAAAAGTG GTGAATACTGGGTTGATCCAAACCAAGGAAGCTCAGAGGATGCTATAAAAGTACATTGTAatatggagactggagagacctgcATCTCGGCCAACCCCGCCAGCATACCTAAGAAAGTATGGTGGAACACCTCAAGGAAGAAGCCTGTGTGGTTTGGAGCTGATATCAATAGAGGAACACAA TTCACCTATGGTAACAAAGATCAACCTGCCAACTCGGTCACCGTCCAGATGACATTCATCCGTCTGCTCTCCAAAGAGGCTTCTCAGACCATCACCTACCACTGCAAGAACACAGTGGGCTACAAGGATGAGGCGACTGGGAACCTAAAGAAAGCAGTCATCCTCAAGGGGTCGAATGACCTGGAGCTCAAGGCAGAGGGAAACAACCGCTTCAGATACACCGTGGTGGAGGACAGTTGTGGA CAATCCAATGGCAAATGGGGCAAGACAGTGTTTGAGTACAGGACACAGAAAACAGCCAGACTACCCATCATGGATATGGCCCCTGTGGACATCGGTGGTTCGAATCAGGAGTTTGGTATCGATATTGGGCCGGTTTGCTTCCTATAA